In Phalacrocorax aristotelis chromosome 25, bGulAri2.1, whole genome shotgun sequence, the following proteins share a genomic window:
- the VANGL2 gene encoding vang-like protein 2: MDNESQYSGYSYKSGHSRSSRKHRDRRDRHRSKSRDGSRGDKSVTIQAPGEPLLDNESTRGDERDDNWGETTTVVTGTSEHSISHDDITRITKDMEDSAHLDCSRHLGVSLAGALALLAFLTPLAFMLLPQLLWREELEPCGTPCEGLFISVAFKLLILLLGSWALFFRRPKAFFPRVFVFRALLMVLVFLLVVSYWLFYGVRILDSRDRNYQGVVQYAVSLVDALLFVHYLAVVLLELRQLQPQFTLKAVRSTDGASRFYNVGHLSIQRAAVWILENYYHDFPVYNPALLNLPKSVLSKKMSGFKVYSLGEENTTNNSTGQSRAVIAAAARRRDNSHNEYYYEEAEHERRVRKRRARLVVAVEEAFTHIKRLQEEDQKNPREIMDPREAAQAIFASMARAMQKYLRTTKQQPYHTMESILQHLEFCITHDMTPKAFLERYLTAGPTIQYHKDRWLAKQWTLVSEEPVTNGLKDGVVFVLKRQDFSLVVSTKKIPFFKLSEEFVDPKSHKFVMRLQSETSV, from the exons ATGGACAATGAGTCGCAATACTCGGGATATTCCTACAAGTCCGGGCATTCCCGCAGCTCCCGCAAGCACAG GGACCGGCGGGACCGGCATCGCTCGAAAAGCCGGGACGGGAGCCGTGGGGACAAGTCGGTGACCATCCAAGCGCCGGGCGAGCCCTTGTTGGACAACGAGTCGACTCGGGGGGATGAGAGG GATGACAACTGGGGCGAGACGACCACGGTGGTCACGGGGACGTCGGAGCACAGCATCTCACACGATGACATCACCCGCATCACCAAGGACATGGAGGACAGCGCCCACCTGGACTGCTCCCGGCACCTGGGCGTCTCGCTGGCCGGGGCGCTGGCGCTGCTTGCCTTCCTCACCCCCCTCGCCTTCatgctcctgccccagctgctgtgGCGGGAGGAGCTGGAGCCCTGCGGGACACCCTGCGAGGGGCTCTTCATCTCCGTGGCCTTCAAACTCCTCATCCTCCTGCTGGGCAGCTGGGCTCTGTTCTTCCGTCGCCCCAAAGCCTTCTTCCCTCGCGTCTTCGTCTTCCGAGCGTTGCTCATGGTGCTCGTCTTCCTCCTCGTTGTCTCCTACTGGCTTTTTTACGGCGTGCGGATCCTGGACTCCCGGGACCGCAACTACCAGGGGGTGGTGCAGTACGCCGTCTCGCTGGTGGACGCGCTGCTCTTCGTGCACTACCTGGCCGTGGTGCTGCTGGAGCTTCGTCAGCTCCAGCCCCAGTTCACCCTCAAGGCCGTCCGCTCCACCGACGGGGCCAGCCGCTTCTACAACGTCGGCCATCTCAG CATCCAGCGAGCAGCCGTGTGGATCCTGGAGAACTATTACCACGATTTCCCGGTCTACAACCCTGCCCTCCTGAACCTGCCAAAATCCGTCCTGTCCAAGAAAATGTCCGGGTTTAAAGTGTATTCCCTCGGCGAGG AAAACACAACGAACAACTCCACGGGCCAGTCCCGGGCCGTCATCGCGGCGGCTGCCCGGAGGCGCGACAACAGCCACAACGAGTATTACTACGAGGAGGCAGAGCACGAGCGCAGGGTGCGGAAACGCCGGGCCAG GCTGGTGGTGGCGGTGGAAGAAGCCTTCACCCACATCAAgcggctgcaggaggaggaccAGAAGAACCCCCGGGAGATCATGGACCCGCGGGAGGCAGCTCAGGCCATCTTTGCCTCCATGGCCCGGGCCATGCAGAAGTACCTGCGCACCACCAAGCAGCAGCCCTACCACACCATGGAGAGCATCCTGCAGCACCTCGAGTTCTGCATCACCCACGACATGACGCCCAAG GCGTTCCTTGAGCGGTACCTGACGGCCGGGCCCACCATCCAGTACCACAAGGACCGCTGGCTGGCCAAGCAGTGGACGCTGGTCAGCGAGGAGCCGGTGACGAACGGCCTGAAAGATGGGGTGGTCTTTGTGCTGAAGCGCCAGGACTTCAGCCTTGTGGTGAGCACCAAGAAGATCCCTTTCTTCAAGCTCTCGGAGGAGTTCGTGGACCCCAAGTCGCATAAGTTTGTCATGAGGCTGCAGTCGGAGACCTCAGTGTGA
- the NHLH1 gene encoding helix-loop-helix protein 1, with protein MMLNSDQTEIDLPPTHSESESVFSDCGGGRAGSAEDAGGVGLCAQSRIAEPGEAVKKDLQHLSREERRRRRRATAKYRTAHATRERIRVEAFNMAFAELRKLLPTLPPDKKLSKIEILRLAICYISYLNHVLDV; from the coding sequence ATGATGCTCAATTCGGACCAGACAGAGATCGACCTGCCGCCGACACACTCCGAGTCCGAGTCCGTCTTCAGTGACTGCGGCGGCGGCCGCGCGGGCAGCGCGGAGGACGCCGGCGGCGTTGGCTTGTGCGCTCAGTCCCGGATAGCCGAGCCAGGCGAGGCCGTGAAGAAAGACCTGCAGCACCTGAGTCGGGAGGAGCGGCGGCGCCGGCGGCGCGCCACGGCCAAATACCGGACAGCCCACGCCACGCGGGAGCGCATCCGCGTCGAAGCCTTCAACATGGCCTTCGCCGAGCTGCGGAAgctgctgcccacgctgccgCCGGACAAGAAGCTCTCCAAGATCGAGATCCTCCGCCTGGCCATCTGTTATATCTCCTACCTGAACCACGTGCTGGATGTCTGA